The Musa acuminata AAA Group cultivar baxijiao chromosome BXJ2-2, Cavendish_Baxijiao_AAA, whole genome shotgun sequence genome contains the following window.
CCATAAATCTGTTTCAAATGTCTGTCTCAGCTTCCATTTCTACACTTGGCTTTGTTTAATATGACAatctacatttttttttcttaaatttaagtaatttatttgatgaattcttTATACATTATTAGGCACAGCTGAAACCAGAAAACTcggttgtttttttatttttgggaCATATAAATGCTAGAGATTGTGACATATCGCTATGCTTCTCTATCAGACTCGGTTGTCTCTCTATCACATGTTCCTTCCATGGTCTCTGATGTATCTTTTCATTTGTAGTTCAGAAAGCAGCTATATTAAGGACTACTGCCATGCTGAACCTTTCTGTTTGCACtaaaattttgtttttgtttttgtttttgtttttgttttgttttgttctttgGAGCAAATACCAAATTGCTGTATGGATACATATCTGAAGTCTAGGATAACTGAGTGCGTAGCATATCATATTTACCTTTTTTATCTTATGCTGAATTTGTCAGCGCACTTGTATACTGTTCGTTGCAGTCTTGGTTACACTTTTCAACAATGTGCACATGTAACACTGAAATATGTTTTAGTTCCTACATTTTAGAATTGATGGGGACTTGATCAACCACTTGGATTCTCTATAGGCTTCCGGTGCACTGAATTAGTCTTGCATTCTCAAATCACCTGTCGTTGTTTGATTTGATATTTTGCGTTGTGTATCCCTTGGTTAAAAATTAGAACTAAAGCCAGGCTGCCATGAAGGTGGGATTTGCCAATGTAATATCATTCTCTCATGCACTTTGGATGCTTTTTGGTTTTCTGTGTGCTCTCTCTCCATAGTTCTACCATCAGCAGTTTGTTGCACAGCTGATTTGTAAGCTTATTATCAGGAGGATAATTGGTTTCTGTTCTTGTAGTGTAGGAGAATTGTGTATGTTGAATGGATTTAATGTTCACATGGAGGAGATATGTAGTAAAATATCTTTGTAGCTGATGCATCTCTTTTCATCTGTAGTAAAAGTCtcaacttatgttttgacttttgaTGATGGGGAATGTTATCTTTTCACCCTTATTATGATGATAGATGGATGATTTTGATAATGTCAGAAATATGTTTTGTGAAATCTGTAGATCAATATGATGTAATGACTGTAATGTGATAAAAGTCAATTTAGAGAAGGAAAGGATCTATCTATTACACAAGGGGCTAAATGATATGCTATAACATAGAACCATCAGATTAGGTTGGATGTCAGGTGTCAAAGTAGAGAGAGAATGTAATGcccagttgagctttacattggaTGGACATGCCGAAGGAAACTTGATGATGCTTAGAATTAGGTGTTGTGAATGGCCATCATATGCATTGTTCCTCTGTCTTCCCATGTGATCTGCAGTTCCAGTTTCATTTAAAGATGACAAGCTCTCATGGCTACATGCTTCCAAAAGATTGTGTAGCTATCAGGCAATACACAACCCATGTGGCTCAGGCGGCAACATACCATGAACTTTACCGAGCGACGAGAGGGGCGGACTAACATATCGAAGACCAGAAACAGAGCACCTTCTTCCCTGTAGCCATTGATGTCTCGTCACATTCCCATCACAGGATGGATAGAGTGGATAATGGAGGTCTTTGTTAATGAGACACATTACATCTGACGTCCTCCAAATCCACACACTTGAAAGGATTAAGGAACATTATCTTGGCTTGCTTTGGATCCACTCGTGAAGCTTCCTGCCAAAGTAACTTTGGTATTTTTCTTGAAGATGTGGAAGGAATTTTGAAGCTAACAAATCACTACTCGCCTTCTTAGTTAGTAGGTTTTTAGCCAACTTACATTAGCAGGTGGCCACTGTTGTTGACACCAACAAGGATAGAACCAATCCAATGAGGAGCATCCTGCGAACAGGGAACAGTAATCAAAGCAGAAAAAGACAAGCATGCCTTATCCATAATGGCACCGAACACCGGCAATGAGGACACGGGGATGAGCTCTTCACATCATATAAGCGAAGGAGACCCATCGAGGCTTAGAGCATCAGCATCAGACCTCGAAGAATCGGGATGGCAGACATAGCTCTTCTGGTGGCGGAGGACTTCCAGAGGAGCAGAAAACGGTGGGAGACGGAAGAAGACCATGGGAGGAGGAAGAGTAGGAGAGAGGAGTGCTTCAGTTCCTCGGCTTCCTTCGCTGGTTCGGCTCTCGGAAGGCAGGCCAGGGAGAAGGTATCTTCCTCCAAGGAAGTGGAGACCGCTGTGGAACCACGAAGCTCGTTTGGTGTGGCCGCCTTTGATGGTCTCTTCTCTGCTTGATTTGGTCATTGTGATGATGCCACTCGTCTCCTTTTGATTGTGTGTGTGTGAAGAATCTACAATGGATTCTCTTTTCTCCTAAACTATTTAGATTCATCCATCCGAGAGATCGACTCGATTAATTTCACATCACCACTGTTTTGATATCCTTTAAATAGCAAGCACTCGGCAAGCGACAAATTGTGCTGTGCCAAAATTCTTAGCGGCGATCACCTCCCAGAGGTTGCGTTCCGTCTCAGGTGATTTGTCGGGATTTCGACTCGAGAAGATGGTTGCAGCAGAAGATGACGACGACCAAGTGGAGTAGGAAGAACATGAATGCTTCGGATCTGCTCGCAATACACGAGTCTCATTGTTGAATTCTTTGGCGATCACATGGAGCTTCCCGAGGAGAGTGACGAGCATATACGGTGCTCCAAAATTGCTCCAGTTATGGACGGGAACTCTTCCCATCACCGCTTTCCATACATCATCTTCCTGATCGTACACCTTTATCTGAGCACCCTCCGCAGCAGCATCGCACGGATCCAAGGCATACAGTTCGCCGTTCAACACCGTGCTCAGATTACTCCCTATGCTCAGACTAGTCTCCGCCTGCTTGCCCGGCCAACCCTTGCCCATGCCGGCGGGCATATCCACCCAGGTGTTCGTCTTGGGATCGTACATCTCGCCGCCGACATCGGCGTAGAATGGATAGTAGTATAGATTCTGAGGCACGCACAGCCTGCCCTTGTACGTCGTCGCTCCCGCCGCAACAGGCCTGGTGAACTTGGAGAACAGCATGCTCGGCACCGGTGCCCACAACCCTGTCCGTGGATCATATACTTCGGCAGACCGTAAAGAAGTTAAACCTTTCTTGCCCCTCGTAATACCGCCAACGACGTAAAGCTTGTCATCCAACACGCTCGTCTTACAGAAAGCCCTTCCGATCGTCATTGGACTCGATTCCTGCCATGAATTGGCACATGGATCATACCTCCAGACAGACTTGATTGCTGAAGAACTCGACAGTCCACCTAACACATAGAGACATCCGTCGACCGTGCCGACACCACAACCATAGAATGGCATATTTACCGAGGTATCCGTCGTACCAAGCCAACTTCTAACCATGTCAGCAAATTTGGTGCTTGGATCCATCAGGATCCTTGGCCACAGTCCTAAGGAGCCCCTCTGGGTGTTTGGCATCGCCGGCAACCTTTGCCATCTCCCCGACTGAGGGTCTAAAGCATGCCATGCAAGCTTACCATCTTCGACTTTTGTCAATATGTAAACCCATTCTTCAGTTCTCCCTAGTTCTTTTCTTAACTGATAAACTTCAGCACCAGAGAGAGCTGCTCTCCATCTTCGAGAAACCATCTTCATGTTCAGATAGCAAATTCTAGGCACTCTGGCTAAGATCTCTAGTGAAATCTCATCAGGCAAACAAGGGATCAACCTTGTGTTTCCACTACCGTAGTTGGCTGACATCCTTAGCCTCTTACAGTCTTCTAGTTCAAAGGATTTGCGATGCTGCAGTAGTCGAGCTTTGCTATGAGGTAAACTCAAGAATGAACCCATTGGCCTTTTCTCTTTTGGCCCGAATGCTTCGACAACCCTTTCAGAAAACCAACAGTTACAGTCGTCGAGGGAATCTGCAACACGCAACACCAAGCGATCGTCAAACAACAAAAAGGAAGCTTTATTCATTAAACATTTCCGACCATTATAATACACTTctatatgaaataaaaataaagtaATACTTCATGAAACTCATATCCAATAAGAACTTATGAATCATCATAAGCAATAATCATTCTTATGCGATAAACTCATGTACCATATCTTGATCATATACACAATTATCGAGTGACATCCACATACGACATAGGCGATCAGCAGCCACTCGATAGCACATCCCCCAATAGCGAATGAAAAGGCAAACGACACAATATGAATTCTATGTTCTCCCAATAACGGACGGAGAGAACTCATGTCGCGCTCCCAATAACAAATGAAGCGGTATTCCTCACCAACCAA
Protein-coding sequences here:
- the LOC135584882 gene encoding F-box/kelch-repeat protein At1g22040-like isoform X2: MKPWLGFRRSSMQDSLDDCNCWFSERVVEAFGPKEKRPMGSFLSLPHSKARLLQHRKSFELEDCKRLRMSANYGSGNTRLIPCLPDEISLEILARVPRICYLNMKMVSRRWRAALSGAEVYQLRKELGRTEEWVYILTKVEDGKLAWHALDPQSGRWQRLPAMPNTQRGSLGLWPRILMDPSTKFADMVRSWLGTTDTSVNMPFYGCGVGTVDGCLYVLGGLSSSSAIKSVWRYDPCANSWQESSPMTIGRAFCKTSVLDDKLYVVGGITRGKKGLTSLRSAEVYDPRTGLWAPVPSMLFSKFTRPVAAGATTYKGRLCVPQNLYYYPFYADVGGEMYDPKTNTWVDMPAGMGKGWPGKQAETSLSIGSNLSTVLNGELYALDPCDAAAEGAQIKVYDQEDDVWKAVMGRVPVHNWSNFGAPYMLVTLLGKLHVIAKEFNNETRVLRADPKHSCSSYSTWSSSSSAATIFSSRNPDKSPETERNLWEVIAAKNFGTAQFVACRVLAI
- the LOC135584882 gene encoding F-box/kelch-repeat protein At1g22040-like isoform X3 — encoded protein: MKPWLGFRRSSWQDSLDDCNCWFSERVVEAFGPKEKRPMGSFLSLPHSKARLLQHRKSFELEDCKRLRMSANYGSGNTRLIPCLPDEISLEILARVPRICYLNMKMVSRRWRAALSGAEVYQLRKELGRTEEWVYILTKVEDGKLAWHALDPQSGRWQRLPAMPNTQRGSLGLWPRILMDPSTKFADMVRSWLGTTDTSVNMPFYGCGVGTVDGCLYVLGGLSSSSAIKSVWRYDPCANSWQESSPMTIGRAFCKTSVLDDKLYVVGGITRGKKGLTSLRSAEVYDPRTGLWAPVPSMLFSKFTRPVAAGATTYKGRLCVPQNLYYYPFYADVGGEMYDPKTNTWVDMPAGMGKGWPGKQAETSLSIGSNLSTVLNGELYALDPCDAAAEGAQIKVYDQEDDVWKAVMGRVPVHNWSNFGAPYMLVTLLGKLHVIAKEFNNETRVLRADPKHSCSSYSTWSSSSSAATIFSSRNPDKSPETERNLWEVIAAKNFGTAQFVACRVLAI
- the LOC135584882 gene encoding F-box/kelch-repeat protein At1g22040-like isoform X1, coding for MKPLLGFRRSSSQDSLDDCNCWFSERVVEAFGPKEKRPMGSFLSLPHSKARLLQHRKSFELEDCKRLRMSANYGSGNTRLIPCLPDEISLEILARVPRICYLNMKMVSRRWRAALSGAEVYQLRKELGRTEEWVYILTKVEDGKLAWHALDPQSGRWQRLPAMPNTQRGSLGLWPRILMDPSTKFADMVRSWLGTTDTSVNMPFYGCGVGTVDGCLYVLGGLSSSSAIKSVWRYDPCANSWQESSPMTIGRAFCKTSVLDDKLYVVGGITRGKKGLTSLRSAEVYDPRTGLWAPVPSMLFSKFTRPVAAGATTYKGRLCVPQNLYYYPFYADVGGEMYDPKTNTWVDMPAGMGKGWPGKQAETSLSIGSNLSTVLNGELYALDPCDAAAEGAQIKVYDQEDDVWKAVMGRVPVHNWSNFGAPYMLVTLLGKLHVIAKEFNNETRVLRADPKHSCSSYSTWSSSSSAATIFSSRNPDKSPETERNLWEVIAAKNFGTAQFVACRVLAI